Proteins encoded in a region of the Gemmatimonadota bacterium genome:
- a CDS encoding dihydroorotase: MRPDGRVTSGGATGGAGLVVIRNGHIVDPASGREETGDLWFRDGRIIDRPSDDEAKGATVIDAAGLFVLPGLVDMHAHLCEPGYEYRETLESGAAAAAAGGVTGVACMPDTEPDMDDAPTVRFVRARAADAPVHIYPIAAVTAARGGERLTEIGELAEAGAVALSDADRTIRNPAILRRALEYSRMFDLPVIVHCEDPSLSAGGLMHEGRHATRLGLKGIPSIAEETIAARDIMLAEWTEGRLHITHVSTAVSVELIRAAKQRGVRVTADVSPPHLALTAEALSSYDTHLKLNPPLRSRADVEALREGLADGTIDAIASDHTPRSVDEKNTEFQEALPGAAGLETMLSVVYTELIAPGLLTLSDAVRNMSTAPGGILGTEGGSLAAGSPADLTIFDPDGTWTVDPASFKSKSGNTPFAGRALKGNVTMTVVGGRIVHQRDAAE, from the coding sequence ATGCGGCCTGACGGACGGGTTACATCGGGCGGCGCGACCGGAGGCGCCGGGCTCGTGGTGATCCGCAACGGACACATCGTCGATCCCGCCTCCGGCCGTGAAGAGACCGGCGATCTCTGGTTTCGTGACGGCAGGATCATCGATCGCCCCTCCGATGACGAGGCGAAAGGGGCCACCGTCATCGATGCGGCCGGTCTGTTTGTTCTGCCGGGCCTGGTCGATATGCACGCCCACCTCTGCGAGCCTGGCTACGAGTACAGGGAGACCCTGGAAAGCGGGGCGGCGGCGGCGGCGGCCGGCGGTGTCACCGGCGTGGCGTGCATGCCGGATACCGAACCGGACATGGACGATGCCCCCACGGTGAGATTCGTACGGGCGCGGGCGGCGGATGCCCCGGTACATATCTACCCCATCGCCGCGGTCACGGCCGCTCGCGGGGGCGAGCGCCTGACCGAGATAGGCGAGCTTGCCGAGGCCGGCGCCGTCGCGCTTTCCGACGCCGACCGGACCATCAGGAATCCGGCCATCCTGCGGCGGGCCCTCGAATACAGCCGCATGTTCGACCTGCCCGTCATCGTGCACTGTGAAGATCCGTCGCTCTCCGCCGGCGGCCTCATGCACGAGGGGCGCCACGCGACCCGGTTGGGTCTGAAGGGCATCCCGTCCATCGCGGAGGAAACCATCGCCGCGCGGGACATCATGCTGGCGGAATGGACGGAGGGACGGTTGCATATTACCCACGTGAGCACGGCCGTGTCTGTGGAACTCATCCGGGCGGCCAAGCAGCGGGGCGTCCGCGTGACCGCCGATGTCAGCCCCCCTCACCTGGCGCTGACCGCCGAAGCGCTCTCTTCGTACGATACCCATCTCAAACTCAATCCGCCCCTGAGAAGCCGGGCTGACGTGGAGGCGCTTCGGGAGGGCCTCGCGGACGGAACCATCGACGCCATCGCATCGGATCACACGCCGCGGTCCGTGGACGAGAAGAACACGGAGTTTCAGGAAGCGCTGCCCGGCGCCGCCGGTCTCGAGACCATGCTGTCCGTCGTGTACACCGAGTTGATCGCGCCGGGCCTGCTGACCCTGAGCGACGCGGTGCGGAACATGTCGACGGCCCCCGGCGGGATACTGGGCACGGAAGGCGGCAGCCTGGCGGCCGGCAGTCCGGCGGACCTTACCATCTTTGATCCGGATGGAACCTGGACCGTGGATCCCGCGTCCTTCAAGTCAAAGTCCGGTAACACGCCCTTCGCCGGCCGTGCGCTAAAGGGAAACGTAACCATGACCGTCGTTGGCGGCCGGATAGTCCACCAGCGCGACGCCGCCGAATGA
- a CDS encoding tetratricopeptide repeat protein: MFLRKVSFCLLLALGFAVLIPIAADAQKIELRSAKIYIRETPPQWDKALVLLETALEKDPGNNDAHYLLGLIHYYKGDFDLMFKNWESLTIDDLDRKDKDQYQKTLNSMIRTNYQVGQQSYEKGEYTEAADFYSRSVNATSMLQVALRSTGKKNDAKTADELEPAKQQGYLYWGYAHLGAEDYEGARVPLESLLEIDPDKFEAWDGLISVYYTSEDWDKLIAACNKVIELSEEVDLNTYLILRNAYFGMADTVSVIATYERAMEAYPEEKSLYRDVMSIHDGKGNYDKAIDVLERGHSALPEDIDLLRYLGTTYYNKGLSHRDAEEVEAASTAFQGAVDSMNKLLALQPNSIDGHDILSDAYFGLDSIETDEAKKAEYAAKGQEHQRKKLDLIMGAGM; this comes from the coding sequence ATGTTTTTAAGGAAGGTTTCCTTCTGCTTGTTGCTCGCCCTGGGCTTCGCCGTGCTGATACCCATCGCGGCCGACGCGCAGAAAATCGAGCTTCGTTCCGCGAAGATTTACATCCGGGAAACACCGCCGCAGTGGGACAAGGCCCTGGTTCTGCTCGAGACCGCCCTCGAAAAGGATCCGGGCAACAACGACGCCCACTATCTGCTCGGGCTCATTCATTACTACAAGGGTGATTTCGACCTGATGTTCAAGAACTGGGAATCTCTGACCATCGACGATCTGGACAGGAAGGACAAGGACCAGTACCAAAAGACCCTGAACTCCATGATCCGCACGAACTACCAGGTGGGCCAGCAGAGCTATGAAAAAGGCGAATACACGGAAGCCGCCGATTTCTACAGCCGTTCGGTGAACGCAACCTCGATGTTGCAGGTTGCGTTGCGTTCCACGGGCAAGAAAAACGATGCCAAGACCGCCGATGAACTGGAACCTGCCAAACAGCAGGGTTACCTTTACTGGGGTTATGCCCATCTGGGCGCCGAGGATTACGAAGGCGCGAGGGTCCCCCTGGAATCGCTCCTCGAAATCGATCCGGACAAGTTCGAAGCCTGGGACGGCCTGATCAGCGTGTACTATACCAGTGAAGACTGGGACAAACTGATCGCGGCCTGCAACAAGGTCATCGAATTGTCGGAAGAGGTCGATCTCAACACCTACCTCATTCTTCGCAATGCCTATTTCGGCATGGCCGACACGGTCAGTGTCATCGCGACATACGAGAGGGCGATGGAAGCGTATCCGGAAGAAAAGTCGCTGTACCGGGACGTAATGTCCATCCACGACGGCAAGGGGAACTACGACAAAGCGATCGACGTGCTCGAAAGAGGACACTCCGCGCTTCCCGAAGATATCGACCTGCTGCGGTATCTTGGAACCACTTACTACAACAAGGGGTTGTCCCATCGGGACGCCGAGGAAGTCGAAGCCGCCTCGACGGCGTTTCAAGGTGCCGTGGACAGCATGAACAAGCTGCTGGCGCTGCAACCGAACAGTATCGATGGCCACGACATACTCAGCGACGCCTATTTCGGACTGGACAGCATCGAAACGGACGAGGCCAAGAAGGCAGAATACGCCGCCAAAGGGCAGGAACACCAGCGGAAGAAACTGGACCTGATCATGGGAGCAGGAATGTAA
- a CDS encoding alanine--glyoxylate aminotransferase family protein yields the protein MTASPGSFSPLDPGRRILMGPGPSDMHPRVYQAMGAPLTGHLDPYFIGVMDDTKALLRYVFQTENDLTLAISATGSAGMETCICNLVEPGDEVLVCVGGVFGDRMAQMVERHGGRLIRLEGNPGRPFTPDQVRQALTGCRPKLVGLVHAETSTGVLQPLEEIIRVVHEHETLVLVDTVASLGGTPVKVDEWGIDVCYTGSQKCLSAPPGLAPVTLNERACAAISARKTPVDSWYLDLALINAYWDGDRVYHHTAPVSLIYALREALVLIHEEGLADGHARHALNYEAFRAGIDAMGLGFFVDAPHRAPTINPVLAPEGVDEAGVRRRLLEDYGIELGGGLGPLKGKAWRVGLMGQSSQKDHVILCLGALEQTLRAEGHEVAQSGVAAASAVYAGSS from the coding sequence ATGACCGCATCTCCCGGTTCATTCTCGCCCCTTGACCCGGGTCGGCGCATCCTTATGGGACCCGGCCCGAGCGATATGCACCCGAGGGTCTACCAGGCCATGGGCGCTCCGCTTACGGGGCACCTCGATCCCTATTTCATCGGGGTCATGGATGATACCAAGGCCCTGCTTCGATACGTATTCCAGACTGAAAACGATCTGACGCTGGCGATCTCCGCCACCGGTTCCGCCGGCATGGAGACCTGTATCTGCAATCTCGTCGAGCCGGGTGACGAAGTGCTCGTATGCGTGGGCGGGGTATTCGGGGACCGCATGGCCCAGATGGTCGAACGGCACGGCGGCAGGCTGATCCGCCTGGAGGGCAATCCGGGAAGGCCCTTCACGCCGGATCAGGTACGGCAGGCACTGACCGGTTGCCGACCCAAGCTCGTGGGCCTGGTACACGCCGAGACGTCCACGGGCGTGCTGCAACCCCTCGAGGAGATCATCCGGGTCGTCCATGAACACGAGACCCTCGTCCTGGTCGACACCGTGGCGTCCCTGGGTGGAACGCCCGTCAAAGTCGACGAATGGGGCATCGACGTCTGCTATACCGGCAGCCAGAAATGCCTGAGCGCCCCGCCGGGCCTGGCGCCCGTCACGCTGAACGAACGGGCGTGCGCGGCCATTTCCGCGCGTAAGACGCCGGTTGACAGCTGGTACCTCGACCTTGCCCTGATCAACGCGTACTGGGATGGGGACCGGGTCTATCACCATACCGCGCCTGTGAGCCTGATCTATGCGTTGCGGGAAGCGCTCGTCCTCATTCACGAGGAGGGCCTCGCGGACGGCCACGCGCGGCACGCTCTCAACTACGAGGCGTTCAGGGCCGGCATCGACGCCATGGGGCTCGGGTTCTTCGTCGACGCGCCGCACCGCGCCCCGACCATCAACCCCGTCCTGGCCCCGGAGGGTGTCGACGAAGCCGGCGTACGCCGGCGCCTCCTCGAAGACTACGGAATCGAACTCGGAGGCGGTCTCGGCCCATTGAAAGGCAAAGCCTGGCGCGTGGGTCTCATGGGACAGTCCTCGCAGAAAGATCATGTCATCTTATGCCTGGGCGCCCTTGAACAGACGCTGCGGGCGGAAGGACACGAAGTCGCGCAAAGCGGCGTGGCGGCGGCGAGTGCCGTATACGCCGGTTCGTCATAG
- a CDS encoding cupin domain-containing protein, which yields MYFVEEDNMSRKSIAPGVSIAVAGGDRAQMSFVTLTPGSQVPMHDHPHEQMGVVLEGEFVMVIGEESRTIKTGDKYVIPGGVRHGVTEVMVKSVALDIFSPPREDYA from the coding sequence ATGTATTTCGTCGAAGAAGACAACATGTCGAGAAAATCGATCGCACCCGGCGTAAGCATCGCCGTGGCGGGGGGCGACCGGGCCCAGATGTCTTTCGTGACGCTCACGCCGGGATCGCAGGTGCCCATGCACGACCATCCCCACGAACAGATGGGTGTCGTCCTGGAAGGTGAATTCGTCATGGTCATCGGGGAAGAGAGCAGGACCATTAAAACGGGCGACAAGTACGTTATTCCCGGCGGGGTTCGACACGGCGTGACCGAGGTCATGGTCAAGTCCGTCGCCCTGGACATATTCAGTCCGCCCCGCGAGGATTACGCTTAA
- a CDS encoding creatininase family protein has translation MSDALPHDRPVQLWKMTRRQFREGIYAGNLKGAIIPTGSTEQHNEHLEMSHDTASAVHVSERAAQALYPEVVVTTPLAIGVSEHWMDHRGTLTTRPEIFTELLYDVADSMKRGGINHILAVNGHAGNAGPVNAVLEDIQSRLGVDFAFCSYWEAYTPEVVRKYMESNNCPGHASEFETSFAYAAFPGHVHWEGVDYDSARLTISEADRAAQDREFHHEAKLADAVKGQGMIEVAVDWVAARMKAMIEGT, from the coding sequence ATGTCCGATGCCCTACCCCACGATCGTCCCGTACAGCTCTGGAAAATGACCCGCAGGCAGTTCCGCGAGGGGATCTACGCCGGCAACCTCAAGGGCGCGATCATCCCCACGGGCAGTACGGAACAGCATAACGAGCACCTGGAGATGTCCCACGACACCGCCAGCGCCGTGCACGTGTCCGAACGCGCCGCGCAGGCGCTCTATCCCGAGGTCGTGGTCACCACGCCGCTGGCCATCGGCGTGTCGGAGCACTGGATGGACCACAGAGGGACGCTGACGACCCGGCCCGAGATCTTCACGGAGCTTCTCTACGACGTGGCCGACAGCATGAAAAGGGGCGGGATCAACCATATCCTGGCCGTCAACGGCCATGCCGGGAACGCCGGTCCCGTCAACGCCGTGCTGGAGGATATCCAGTCCCGCCTGGGCGTCGATTTCGCCTTCTGCAGCTACTGGGAAGCGTATACTCCGGAAGTCGTGCGGAAATATATGGAATCGAATAACTGCCCCGGCCACGCCAGCGAGTTCGAGACGTCTTTCGCCTACGCGGCCTTCCCCGGGCACGTCCACTGGGAAGGCGTCGACTATGATTCGGCGAGGCTGACCATATCCGAGGCCGACCGGGCCGCCCAGGACCGGGAATTCCACCACGAGGCCAAACTCGCCGACGCCGTGAAGGGGCAGGGCATGATCGAGGTGGCGGTCGACTGGGTCGCGGCCAGGATGAAGGCGATGATCGAGGGCACCTGA
- a CDS encoding amino acid ABC transporter ATP-binding protein has product MIAFENVSKWFGTFQVLRAVDLSIREGECIVICGPSGSGKSTLIRCINRLETHDQGAVRVHGVSLGPGERLPRELRGRIGMVFQSFNLFPHMTVLRNLALAPMRNLGMDKEKAEETALAYLERVHIGDQAEKYPDQLSGGQQQRVAIARALCMQPDILLFDEPTSSLDPEMIREVLDVIYELTDDGITMVCVTHEMGFARKVSDRVVFMDHGEIVESAAPDAFFDAPREERTRAFLNQILHYEASA; this is encoded by the coding sequence ATTATCGCGTTTGAAAACGTAAGCAAGTGGTTCGGTACGTTCCAGGTGCTGAGAGCGGTCGATCTGAGCATCCGGGAAGGCGAGTGCATCGTAATCTGCGGTCCGTCCGGATCGGGCAAGTCCACGCTGATACGCTGCATCAACCGGCTGGAAACCCACGACCAGGGCGCGGTTCGGGTCCACGGTGTCTCGCTGGGACCGGGCGAGCGGCTCCCCCGCGAACTGCGCGGCAGGATCGGCATGGTCTTCCAGAGCTTCAACCTGTTCCCCCACATGACGGTCCTGCGCAACCTCGCCCTCGCCCCCATGCGCAATCTCGGGATGGATAAGGAAAAGGCGGAAGAAACCGCCCTCGCCTATCTCGAGCGCGTGCACATCGGGGACCAGGCCGAAAAGTACCCCGACCAGCTCTCCGGCGGCCAGCAGCAGCGCGTGGCGATCGCCCGGGCGCTGTGCATGCAGCCGGATATCCTGCTCTTCGACGAGCCCACGTCCTCCCTCGACCCGGAGATGATCCGGGAGGTCCTCGACGTGATCTACGAGCTCACGGACGACGGCATCACCATGGTCTGCGTGACCCACGAAATGGGTTTCGCCCGCAAGGTATCCGACCGGGTCGTCTTCATGGATCACGGCGAGATCGTCGAAAGCGCCGCGCCGGACGCGTTCTTCGACGCGCCACGGGAAGAGCGAACGCGGGCCTTCCTCAACCAGATCCTCCACTACGAGGCTTCGGCGTGA